The window AGCAGCTCCGCCAGGGCCGAGACGAGCGGTACGGGTTCACGGGGGGCATCAGGCAGCCAGCGGGCAAGCGCCGCGATGGCAGTGAAACAAGCCTGGGCTGACGAAGTCTTGGTACGCATATGTTAGGCGACGACCGCCGCGCTCTTGCCAGTCGCAGTTACCGTGGAACGTGCATTCTGGCGCACAGCTTCAGCAGATTCGGTTAGTTCGCGGATGTCGTAGAACGGCCCCCTGGTGTCGTCGAGCAGCCCGATTGCCAGCGACATAAACGGCACGGTCTGTTCGTTGCCGTCGCCGTCGGCCAGCTTCATCGCGCCGTTCTTGCGGTCGCGGTAGTTGTAGTGCAGGCTGATCTCGGCGTCGAAGCGCTCGGCCAGCCGCCGGGCTACCGCGCGGCTGCTGTCGGGATCGGAGATCAGCACAAACTCCGGCCCTGTCACCATCTGGCCGGTAAAATCTTCCGCCTGTCCCATCTCGCCCACGACATCGTTCAGCAGCAGCGCCATAAACTTGAGCACCTCCTCGCCGCTGACGGTGCCGTAGCCCTGGGTAAACGAGTCGAAGTGCTCGATGCGCATCAGCGAGAGCGTCCAGCCCTTGCGCGTCAGCAGGCCGCGAAGCTGATCGTTGACCGCATCGGCGGTCGGCAGGTTCGTCACTGGATGCGTCTGGTTCTTCTGCCGCGCCCGCTTGAGCGTGTTGCGCACCTCAAGATGCAGCAGCTCGATGTCGAAGGGCTTGGCGATATAGGCCTCGGCCTCGACCTCGCCCAGACCGACCATGATGTCTTGCTTTTCGGTGCGCGCCGTCAGGAAGATAATCGGGATATGCCGGGTGCGCGCGTTCGCGCGGATCGCCTTGCCGATGTCATAGCCGAGCATGTCGGGCAGGTTCACGTCGAGCAGCACCAGATTCGGCAACTGTTTGCGAACCAGCTCCAGCGCGTCGCTGCCCCGTCCCGCGGCAAAGACCTCGTAGCCTTGCGATGAGAAGTAGATTTTGAGCAATGTTTGAATGTCGGGTGCGTCTTCGACGATGAGCAGCGTATCCTTAGACACCGTAGTCTCTCCTACACGTAGGGACTGTGACACTGTTTAGGACTGAAACGATCCATCCAGTGAGTCGTGCATTTGCACACGCGGATCACGGTCGGGGTAGAAAACCGGCGGTCGCGTGTAAATGCCGCTCGGAACATTCTTCGGGATCACCGCGTGGTCGTCGGCGTAGGCCAGCACGGTGTCGGACTCGATCATGCGGGCCGGGTAGATCACAAAGCCCGATCCGATCTTGACGTTATGCCCGACCGCCGAGCCGATCACCGGGAGGCCGATCTCGTGGAGCTGGCCTTTCCACATCGTTTTGATCGGCTTGCCCATCAGGTCGAAGTCGGTAAAAATATTCCCGGCACCGATAAACGTATTGCGCCCGACCACGCACATTTGCAGGCAGCTAAGCTGCGCGACCATCGAGTTATCCATGAGCGTGGTCATGAACAGCCCGGCGTTGAACGGCAGGTAGCAGCGATCCGACACGACGCTCAGCATCACCTGCGAGCCCTGCATCACCGTGGCATTGTTGCCGATCAGGCTGGACACGACGACCGCGCCCGCGCCGATATGCACGTTGTTGCCGATGATCGTCGGCCCCTGGATGATCGCCGTCGGGTCGATCGAGCAGTTCTTGCCGACTTTGACCAGCGCCGAGCATTGTAGAAAGTGTTTGCGCTCCCAGAGCGCGCGGGCGCTGACTTTGAGCTTGGCCCGCCAGCTCTGCTCGACCTCCTGCTCGGTCTTGCGCGCCCAGGCAAAGACGCCGAACGGCGAGTTCGCCAGGAACACATGCACCCAGTGCTCGATCACCAGAAAGGCCCGCAGCGGGATCTGGAAGGTCAGATCGCCGTGGTTGGGAGCCATGTACGAGGGGATATGGTAGTAGCCCATCTCGCGCGGCTCGGTGGCGATCACCAGCGGCTTTGGCGTCTCGTGTGGCCCGTGCGGGTAGTAGAACAGATCGGCGATATAAGCATCGCCCTCCTGCCGGATCGACTCTTGCAGGGCAAGCGCATGCGTGGTAATCGCTTTGTCGTCCAGGGCAAACGCAAGCTGGCAAGCCCTGCCGCTCTTGCGCGCCTCGGCGATGAAGCTATCGATCAGCAGCTCGTTGAAGAACTGGTTGTCACTATGGACCAGCAGCTCCTCGTTGCTGTCGGGCAGCGGCTCGCCGACCTCGATCTCGATCGTGCTTTGGCAATAGCGAGCCAGCAAGTCGCGCTGTAAGAGCCACAGCGGCTTATTGAGGATGCGCAGCTCTCGCGCCGGTTCGCTAAAGGGCGCGATTGGGGTAGATGTACGCACAACGACGCGCTTCATAGGCATGTACTCCATCCGCCAGAGTATTGGAATCAGTCTTGACGCCCTACGACAGGCTGACGGATGTTTCTAGTGTAGGTAGATTGCACGAGCTTCGACAACGCCTCAAGATTACGACGAGATGAACGCCCTTTAAGCCAAAGGTACTACGAGCGTATAGTACTCTGCGCGCTGCCGATCGCGTAGCTCATAGCTAGTCGATCGGCTCTTTATCGATCGCCCAGACGCACTCGTTGCTGCCCATAGCACGGCACTCGATCTGCTGGACCTTGAAGTTACGGCCACCCGTGACCCAGTTCAGCGCCTCTTCGAGGATGCCCTGCGCGATGTAGCAGCATGGCCGGTCGGTGCTTCGGCCCCAGCAGACCGGGCATTTTTCGATGATATACATGAACTGGCCTTTGCGCTCTTCGACGCGCGTGGGCTGATCGGAGAAGCGGGCAAAGGTCTGCGCCGTCAGGTTCAGCGTGATCTTCATTTTGATGGTCATCGGCATCAGCTTAAGCGCCAGATCGCCGACGCCAAGCAGCGGGCCGAACTCTTTCAGACCGAGATTAAAGGCATAACGCCCCGCTCGAAGCTCCATCCCGCGCGCGCCACGCACGCCGTACATGGTTTCCATCGCCTCCATGATCGCCGCGAGGTCACGGAAGGGAAACTCGCGCTTGTAATCGTTGGCGGGGTAGCTGTTGACGAGATGTTTGGTGCCTGCCAGATTCAGCAGCGCGTTCACGCCGTTTCGCCCCATAACATCTTCAAGACTCAGCAGGGCCAGGCGCGCAATTTTATTCGGGTAAAAACGTGGCTCGAGTTCTGTTTCCTGCACACTCGGATTCGCCGATGCCATAAAAAAGCTCCTTCGGTGCGTGGGATTAACCGCAGGCAGGTATGGTGCAAGTTAGTAATTCATTCTACACAGCGGTATAAAGCTACGTCAACAACGGGCGCAGTGCAGCAGTAGGATGCATCCGTAGTACTTATGGGATAAGCTGAGAAGGCATGTTTGTCGAACGATCCCCACAGCGGCCTAGAGCACCGCCCGCAAGTACTGCCCGGTGTATGATTCCTGATGCCCGCTGACGGTTTCGGGCGTTCCCGCGACGATGACCTCCCCGCCTGCCGCGCCGCCCTCAGGGCCAATGTCGACGATCCAGTCGGCGCTTTTGATCACGTCGAGGTTATGCTCGATGATCAGCACGGTATTTCCGGCGTCGACCAGCCGCTGGAGCACTCGAAGCAACTGCTCCACGTCGGCGAAGTGCAGCCCGGTGGTCGGCTCGTCAAGGATGTACATGGTGCGTCCCGTCGAGCGCTTCGCCAGCTCGCCCGCCAGCTTGATCCGCTGCGCCTCGCCGCCCGACAGCGTGTTGGCGGGCTGTCCCAGCCGCAGGTAGCTCAGCCCAACGTCGAGCAGCGTTTGCAGCCTGCCGTGGATCGCCGGAATACGCTCGAAGAATCGCGCGGCCTCCTCGACGGTCATGCTCAGCACGTCGGCGATGGTCTGGCCGCGATAGCGAATGTCGAGCGTCTCGCGGTTGTAGCGCGTGCCGTCGCAGACCTCGCAGGTGACGAAGAGATCGGGCAGGAATTGCATTTCAATCTGGACCAGACCCTCGCCCCGGCACGCCTCGCAGCGCCCGCCTTTGACGTTGAACGAGAAGCGTCCGGCGCTGTAGCCGCGCGCCCGCGCCTCAGGCGTCTGGGCAAAGAGCTGGCGGATCGGATCGAAGACTTTGGTGTAGGTCGCCGGATTGGAGCGCGGCGAGCGTCCGATCGGCGATTGGTCGATGCCGATCACCTTGTCGAGATGCTCCAGGCCCAGGATGCGCTCGTGGCTGCCCGGCTGCGCGCGGCTGTTGTAAAAGTACTGGTGCAGGCTGCGCGAGAGAATATCCTCGACCAGCGTGGACTTGCCGGAGCCGGAGACGCCCGTGACGCAGATCAGCGTGCCCAGCGGAAAGGCCACGCTGATGTTTTTCAGGTTGTGCTCGCGCGCTCCTTCGACCACCAGCATATGGCCGTTGCCGGGTCGGCGCTGGCCTGGGATCGGAATCGACCGCCGCCCGCTGAGGAACGCGCCCGTGAGCGACTGGGGCTGCTCCATGATCTGCTGCGGCGTGCCCGTGGCGATGATCTCGCCGCCGTGCTCGCCCGCGCCCGGCCCGATGTCGATCAGATAATCGGCGGTGCGCATCGTGTCGGGGTCGTGCTCCACTACGAGCACCGAGTTGCCCAGGTCGCGCAGCCCGACAATCGTGCGCAGCAGACGACCGTGATCGCGCGGATGCAGGCCGATGCTTGGCTCGTCCAGCACGTAGAGCACGCCCGACAGCCCCGATCCGATCTGGGTTGCCAGCCGGATACGCTGCGCCTCGCCGCCGGATAGCGTCGCGGCAGCCCGATCGAGCGTGAGATACTCCAGGCCAACATCGAGCAAAAATTGTAGACGGGCGCGCACCTCGCGCACGATCGGCTCGGCGATGGTCTGCTGGCGCGGCGTGAGCGCAGTGTTCATCTGGGCGCTGCGCGGCGCGAGATCCGCAAACCAGCCCAGCGCGTCGGCGATTGGCAGCGCGCCAACCTGGGCGATGTTGGCGTCGCGGATCGTGACGGCCAGCGGCTCAGGTCGCAGGCGATCGCCGTTGCAGGTGCCGCAGACGCGCGGACTCATATACTGCGTAAACTGCTCGCTGGTAGCCTCGTCGGTAGCCTCGCTCAGGCGACGCTGAAGGTAGGGCACGACGCCCTCGAAGGGCGTCTCGACGGTATGCACCCGACCGCGCACATGGTAGCGCAGCGGCAGCGTGGTACTGCCGGAGCCGTACAGGATCAGCGAAACGATGTCGGGCGGCAGATCGCCGACGGGCGTGTCCATGCTGAAGCCGTAGTGCTGCGCCAGCGATCCCAGCAGCTCCTCGAAGTAGCGCCGCGCGTTGCGTCCGGTGCGCCACCAGGGGGCTATCGCTCCCTGGGCCAGCGATTGGCTGCGGTCGCGGATCACCAGATCGGGATCGATCTCCAGCACCGTTCCCAGGCCGCCGCAGGTGGGACAGGCCGCGCGCGGGTTGTTGAAGGAGAAATCGCGCGGCTCGAACGGGCCGTAGGGCAGCGCGCCATGCTCAGGGCAGGCGTAGTGCTCGGAGAAGCGCAGCTCCGGGCCGTCGACGATCTGGACGATCAGCACGCCGCCGCCCTGCTTGAGCGCCGTCTCGACCGAATCGGCCACGCGCAGCCGGTCGGGATGGTCCGGCAGCGGCACGGGCGGCTCCGGCTGGCGCATAATCAGCCGGTCGACGACGACCTCGATCGTGTGCTGCCTGTGCTTTTCGAGGTTGAGATCCTCATCCAGATCGTAGACCGTGCCGTCCACGCGCGCGCGCACAAAGCCAGCCTTGCGCGCATCGTCGATCACTTTTTGATGCTCGCCTTTTTTATCCTCGACCAGCGGCGCGAGCAGCAGCAGCCGCGCGCCGTCGGGCAGCGCCAGGATCGTGTCGGTGATCTGCTGCGGCGTCTGGCGCTGGATCGTCCGACCGCAGATCGGGCAGTGGGGCGTGCCCACGCGCGCGAAGAGCAGCCGCAGATAGTCGTAGATCTCGGTGACGGTGCCGACGGTCGAGCGCGGGTTGCGCGTGGTCGATTTTTGGTCGATCGCAATCGCCGGAGACAGCCCCTCGATATGATCGACATCGGGCTTGTTGAGCTGGCCCAGGAATTGGCGCGCGTACGCCGACAGCGACTCGACGTAGCGGCGCTGGCCCTCGGCAAAGATCGTGTCGAAGGCGAGCGTCGATTTGCCGGAGCCCGACAGGCCGGTGATCACCACCAGCCGGTTGCGCGGGATCTCAAGATCGATATTTTTGAGGTTATGCTCGCGCGCGCCGCGTATAATGATCGCATCATTCATCGGCGCGCGCTCCACGTTGTTGGCTCGACCATCTCGATTTCAGCTTATAATCACTCACGGCATGCTCGGCGCGATGCAGCGCGCGAGCACGCATTATAGCAGACCTGCTACGATCGACGCTGTTCCAAGGAGCTTGATATGCAAACGATATTGCTCGACGGCGAGCATTTGACGATTGAGGCTGTGGTTCAGGCTGCCCGCGATACGACCGCGCGCGTCGGGATCACCGAGGCGGCTTGCGGGCGCATGGAGCGCTCGCGCGCGGCGGTGGATCGCTTTGTCGCGGAGGGCGCGGTGATCTACGGTATTACGACGGGCTTCGGCAAGTTTCAAGATCGGGTGATACCCAGCGACGAGGTCGAGCAGCTTCAGCGCAACATCGTGATGAGCCACGCGGTGGGCACCGGGCCGCTGCTGGACCCGGATGTCGTTCGCGCGATGATTCTGGTGCGCGCCAATACGCTGGCGAAAGGCGTCTCCGGCATTCGTCCGCTGGTCGTCGAGCGCCTGCTGGATCTGCTGCACCATGATCTGATCCCGCTCGTGCCCGCTCAGGGCTCGCTCGGCTCGTCGGGCGATCTCGCGCCGCTGGCGCATATCGCGCTGGTGCTGATCGGCATGGGCGAGGCGCAGCTCAAGGGCACGCAGATGCCGGGCGCGGAGGCACTCGCGGCGGTCGGGTGGGAGCCGCTGACCTTGCAGGCGAAGGAGGGGCTGGCGCTCACGAATGGGACCGCGCTGATGGCGGGCCTGGGCGCGCTGGTGATTCACGACTCCGAGGTCGTGTGCCGCACCGCCGATGTTGCCGCCGCGCTGTCGTTCGAGGCGATGGCGGGCGTGCCGATGGCGCTCGATCCACGGATTCACGCGGCGCGTCCGCATCCCCGGCAGATGGAGTGCGCGGCGTTTCTGCGGCGGGTGCTCGACGGCAGCGCGCTGCTGTGGGGCGGTCAGGGCGGTCAGCAGCGCGCCGAGCAGAATGTCGCCAACCTGCCGCCGCATCTGCAACCGGCGGGCTGGAAGGTGCAGGATGCCTACTCGCTGCGCTGCACGCCACAGGTGCATGGTGCCGTCCGCGATAGCGTGGCCTATGCGCGCTGGGCGATCGAGATCGAGCTTAATAGTGCTACCGATAATCCACTTATTTTCGTCGATGAGGCGGGGCAGGTCGAGGCGCTCTCCGGCGGCAATTTTCACGGCGAGCCGCTGGCGCTGGCACTGGACTATCTGGCGCTGGGTCTGACCGAGCTGGGCAATATCTCCGAGCGGCGTCTGGCGCGGCTGCTCGATCCGGCGCGGCATGGCGGGCTGCTGCCGCCGTTTTTGATCGAGCACGGCGGCCTGAACTCAGGGCTGATGCTGGTGCAGTACACGGCAGCCGCGCTGGCCTCCGAAAACAAAGTGCTGGCGCATCCTGCCAGCGCCGACACGATCCCCACTTCGGCGGGCCAGGAAGATCATAACAGCATGGGCGCGACCGCCGCGCGGCAGGCGCACGCGGTGCTGTGCAACCTCCAGACGATCGTGGCGTGCGAGGCGCTGGCGGCGTGCCAGGCGATCGATCTGCGCTGGAAGCTCTACCCTGAGCATACCCGCGAGATGCTCAACCTTGGCCGTGGCACCGCCGCCGCCTACGCGCTGATCCGGCAGCACGTGCCCTTTCTGGAGGCCGACGCGGTGCTGTATCCTTATATCGAGGCGGTGCGGCGGCTGGTGGCGAGCGGCGCGCTATGTAACGTCGTCGAGACGGCGCTGGCAGGGGAATAAGAAGAACAAAGAAGAAAGAACAGGCGGAGGAACAAGAGAACACAGGAACAACGGCTTAACTTCTTTGTTCGCTTGTTCCCTTGTTTCCTTGTTCCCTGTTCCGCCTAGCGCTCCAGGTCTTCGGCCAGCTCTTCCAGCAGCTCTTTGACCTGCCGCTCGGTCATCTCGGTCGCGCCGAGGTCGGCTGTGTTGGCGGCAATGCCCTCCTGCTCCAGAAACGCGATAATATGCTCGCGATGCGCGGCCTGCATCTGCTGCGGGATCACTTCGCCTAGGCGAACTTTGACGACCATACGCTCCACTCCGTGTGCTGCTTGTGCTCGATCGGCTGTTGCTGCAATCCTACACGAGCGCGGGCAATCTTGCCAGGGTCGGACGGTCGAATCTGAAAGGCCGATTGCACCTACTTCTGGATCACCCGCGTGATTTTATGGCAGCGCCGGGTAGATCTTGGCCGAGATCGCCTCGATCGTGTCAATGCCGTAGCGCATGGATGGATTGGGCCGGGTATACACGGCGATGGCGTAGCGCTTGCGCTGGCCTTTGATATAGCCGACCGAGTTGATCGCCCAGCCTTCGTCTTCGGGATACCAGCCGTTTTTGACCGCCACCGACAGCCCATCGGGCACGCCCGCGCTCACGCCCCAGCGCTGCCCCGGCGTCACGCCGCGCATCAATTCCAGCGCGTAATGGCACAGCTTCGCGTTCAAGATCGTGCAGTTGGCGAGCTTGGTCATCAGCCGGGCCATGTCCTGCGCGGTCGTGGTGCTGGCACCCCAGCCGTCGGGGTTGATGTTGGTGTTTTGAATCCCGATCGAGCGCAGATAGCGCTCAAGCGGCCCTGCGCCGCCAACGTGGATGAACAGATTGGTCGCCGCGTCGTTGCTGCTCTGCTGGATCATCGAGCGCAGCAGGCGATCCTCCCAGCCCGCGACTCCGCGTTTTTCGCGGATGGCTTTGTTGAGCACGCCGACCATGATCGGCACTTTGGCCGTGCTGTACATTGGAAACGCGCGCGTCCCGCCGATGCTGTACAGATCGCCGCTTTTCAGATCCAGCACGGCGGCTCCAACCAGGCCGCTGCGCTCCAGCGCGATCTGCGCCGCCGCTGGCGATAGCTCTTCCAGCTTGCGAATCGTCGGGTTGGCGTCGAGCGCGCTGCTGGGATCGAAGGTCGCGCCATCCTCGGCGGTGCCGTAGCGCCACTGCGCGTACTGTCGCCCGACGTTGCCCCACTCGACGCGCCAGCCTTCGGGGTTGGCGGGCGTGTAGGTCAGCACGCGGCGCTCGAATGCCTGCACCAGCACATCCTGCGGCACCCGGTTGACCATGACCGTGGCCCAGTATGGCTCGGTGAGCGGTCGGCCCGCGATGTACAGCAGTTGGTCCGAGGGCAGCGCGGTGGTGAAGACATCGGGGATATTATGCCCAAGCACATCATCGTAGGCGCGCAGATGAACATCGTAGCCGAGCAGGCGCTCGTCCTGGCGCACCACGCCGCCCTTGCCGACAACCTCCGTCACGATCGCATCGTAGTCGACCCGCGACGGCGCGCGCTGGTCGTTGTTCAACGAGGCCAGCGGCCTGAGATCGATATAGGTGATCGTCTGCTCCGCAGGCACGTCGAGGTCGCCCGCGACGGGCACGGCGGCTGGCTCGCGGGCTTCGTACGCCGCATCGCCCACCTGCATCTGGCCGCTGATCAGCTCGCGCGCAAGCAGCCCTGATGTCACAAACCATGTCTCATCCGGGTCCGCGTCTGGCCGGGTCACTTCCATACGCGCCTTGTCGAGATACCAGACGTTGCGGGTCTGCGACGGCGCTTCGGCGTACGATTCTGCTCCACTCCGAAAGATTTGCGGCCCCCAGGTCCACGTTTGGCTCACGTCGCCATTGGCGATCGGAGCGTCGTCGGCAGCCCAGCGCATGGCAATATCGGGTGATGGCGCGACTCCATGCAGCGGTGTGGCGGTGCTGGCTGCGGGAACGATCAGGGCCAATCCAAGAAGACACGCGCTGAGGGGGTGAAACGGACGCACAGGACACTCCTTCTTTAAGCTAGTCTGCAACGACGCTGCGCCGCGCTGTCCGCCAGGATACCATAGCTCCGTGTCCTCTTCGATCGCGAGAAGCTGACAGGATGATTGCAGTGTGCGAAGTTTCAAGTTTCAAGTTTCAAGTTTCCTGCTTCGAGACGCATCTGGCAGTGTACCATTCTTCGGCCAGACGCCTGCGCCCGCCGCCGTATCTTCGAGGTAGCCGAAAGCATACGCGCCCATCAGGCGATGAGCGCGCATGGTGACGTGTGATGTAGAGCGGTGGATGTTAGCGGCAGAAGAGGTAGGGCGCGGGATCGACGTTAACGCCCTGCCGCCAGGTTTCGTAGTGCAGATGCGGCCCTGTGGCCCAGCCGGTCTGACCAACCGTGCCGATGATCGTGCCCGCCTCGACGTAATCGCCGTTGCCGACCAGGACGCTGCTCAGGTGGGCGTAGGCGGTGCGCCAGCCCGCATCGCTGCTGATTGCCACGTAGTTGCCAGCCGGCCACGAGTTCAAGACAACCTGCACCCGTCCCGAATGGCTGGCGACGATTGGCGTGCCCGCCGTCGGGCCGCCCTGCACGATCAGATCGACACCGCCCCACTGCGCCGCCGGGGCATGTGTGCCGACGCCCCAGCCCTGGACCACGATCACCGAGCCGCGCTCAGGCTCCAGCGGGCAGCGATGCGGCTCCCCGGCCTTTGCCGACGACTCCAGGCGCGTGACCTGGAGCGTGTAGGTGCGCTCGGCGACCGGCTCGGCAGGGCGCTGGTTGCCGTGGTTGCCCACGAGGATAAATCCGGTCTTTGGACCACGACCAGGCACGCAGAGATCGATCTGGCTGCGCAGCTCGCCCGGCGCTGCGTTATCGTTTCCGCCCAGCGGTGGCCTGCGGTTGCGCTCAGGGCCATACACGATCACGTTCGTATCGATGCCCGGCGAAAGATGATCCGTCGCGACACGATAGCAGGTGCCGCCAGTAAGCTGCACCTGAAAGAAATCGTTGTCGGTGCAGCCGCTATCGTCGGGGCAGACGAAGTTCAGGCCCGCTACCGGTTCGTTGACCGCAATCGTCGGGGCATGATCGAAGTCATAGTTGTTTTCGTAGGCATCCTTGCCCCACGAAACTGTTACCGACGGCGCTGGCGTGGGCGCGGGCGGCGCTGCGGTAGGCTCGGCAGGCTTAGGGAACGCGGTCGGCCAGACGAGATCCGCTGGCAGGCCCGGCAAGCCAGGCACATTGATCTCGCCCGCGACATCTTCGGCGCTTGCAGGCGGTGGCTGCTGCGGCTCGGACGGCAGCGCTGTCGCGGTTGGGGTGGCTGTCGGCGGCGCTGCGGGCGGCACGATCGCCTCGGCGGGTGGCGGCGATGGCTGCTCCGGTGCTGCTGGGACGCTCTCTGCCTGAGGCGTGTCCGTCGCCCGCAGCATCTCTGCGGCGACGCCCAG of the Herpetosiphonaceae bacterium genome contains:
- a CDS encoding response regulator; this translates as MSKDTLLIVEDAPDIQTLLKIYFSSQGYEVFAAGRGSDALELVRKQLPNLVLLDVNLPDMLGYDIGKAIRANARTRHIPIIFLTARTEKQDIMVGLGEVEAEAYIAKPFDIELLHLEVRNTLKRARQKNQTHPVTNLPTADAVNDQLRGLLTRKGWTLSLMRIEHFDSFTQGYGTVSGEEVLKFMALLLNDVVGEMGQAEDFTGQMVTGPEFVLISDPDSSRAVARRLAERFDAEISLHYNYRDRKNGAMKLADGDGNEQTVPFMSLAIGLLDDTRGPFYDIRELTESAEAVRQNARSTVTATGKSAAVVA
- a CDS encoding multidrug transporter, which codes for MKRVVVRTSTPIAPFSEPARELRILNKPLWLLQRDLLARYCQSTIEIEVGEPLPDSNEELLVHSDNQFFNELLIDSFIAEARKSGRACQLAFALDDKAITTHALALQESIRQEGDAYIADLFYYPHGPHETPKPLVIATEPREMGYYHIPSYMAPNHGDLTFQIPLRAFLVIEHWVHVFLANSPFGVFAWARKTEQEVEQSWRAKLKVSARALWERKHFLQCSALVKVGKNCSIDPTAIIQGPTIIGNNVHIGAGAVVVSSLIGNNATVMQGSQVMLSVVSDRCYLPFNAGLFMTTLMDNSMVAQLSCLQMCVVGRNTFIGAGNIFTDFDLMGKPIKTMWKGQLHEIGLPVIGSAVGHNVKIGSGFVIYPARMIESDTVLAYADDHAVIPKNVPSGIYTRPPVFYPDRDPRVQMHDSLDGSFQS
- a CDS encoding 4-vinyl reductase, translating into MASANPSVQETELEPRFYPNKIARLALLSLEDVMGRNGVNALLNLAGTKHLVNSYPANDYKREFPFRDLAAIMEAMETMYGVRGARGMELRAGRYAFNLGLKEFGPLLGVGDLALKLMPMTIKMKITLNLTAQTFARFSDQPTRVEERKGQFMYIIEKCPVCWGRSTDRPCCYIAQGILEEALNWVTGGRNFKVQQIECRAMGSNECVWAIDKEPID
- the uvrA gene encoding excinuclease ABC subunit UvrA; the protein is MNDAIIIRGAREHNLKNIDLEIPRNRLVVITGLSGSGKSTLAFDTIFAEGQRRYVESLSAYARQFLGQLNKPDVDHIEGLSPAIAIDQKSTTRNPRSTVGTVTEIYDYLRLLFARVGTPHCPICGRTIQRQTPQQITDTILALPDGARLLLLAPLVEDKKGEHQKVIDDARKAGFVRARVDGTVYDLDEDLNLEKHRQHTIEVVVDRLIMRQPEPPVPLPDHPDRLRVADSVETALKQGGGVLIVQIVDGPELRFSEHYACPEHGALPYGPFEPRDFSFNNPRAACPTCGGLGTVLEIDPDLVIRDRSQSLAQGAIAPWWRTGRNARRYFEELLGSLAQHYGFSMDTPVGDLPPDIVSLILYGSGSTTLPLRYHVRGRVHTVETPFEGVVPYLQRRLSEATDEATSEQFTQYMSPRVCGTCNGDRLRPEPLAVTIRDANIAQVGALPIADALGWFADLAPRSAQMNTALTPRQQTIAEPIVREVRARLQFLLDVGLEYLTLDRAAATLSGGEAQRIRLATQIGSGLSGVLYVLDEPSIGLHPRDHGRLLRTIVGLRDLGNSVLVVEHDPDTMRTADYLIDIGPGAGEHGGEIIATGTPQQIMEQPQSLTGAFLSGRRSIPIPGQRRPGNGHMLVVEGAREHNLKNISVAFPLGTLICVTGVSGSGKSTLVEDILSRSLHQYFYNSRAQPGSHERILGLEHLDKVIGIDQSPIGRSPRSNPATYTKVFDPIRQLFAQTPEARARGYSAGRFSFNVKGGRCEACRGEGLVQIEMQFLPDLFVTCEVCDGTRYNRETLDIRYRGQTIADVLSMTVEEAARFFERIPAIHGRLQTLLDVGLSYLRLGQPANTLSGGEAQRIKLAGELAKRSTGRTMYILDEPTTGLHFADVEQLLRVLQRLVDAGNTVLIIEHNLDVIKSADWIVDIGPEGGAAGGEVIVAGTPETVSGHQESYTGQYLRAVL
- the hutH gene encoding histidine ammonia-lyase translates to MQTILLDGEHLTIEAVVQAARDTTARVGITEAACGRMERSRAAVDRFVAEGAVIYGITTGFGKFQDRVIPSDEVEQLQRNIVMSHAVGTGPLLDPDVVRAMILVRANTLAKGVSGIRPLVVERLLDLLHHDLIPLVPAQGSLGSSGDLAPLAHIALVLIGMGEAQLKGTQMPGAEALAAVGWEPLTLQAKEGLALTNGTALMAGLGALVIHDSEVVCRTADVAAALSFEAMAGVPMALDPRIHAARPHPRQMECAAFLRRVLDGSALLWGGQGGQQRAEQNVANLPPHLQPAGWKVQDAYSLRCTPQVHGAVRDSVAYARWAIEIELNSATDNPLIFVDEAGQVEALSGGNFHGEPLALALDYLALGLTELGNISERRLARLLDPARHGGLLPPFLIEHGGLNSGLMLVQYTAAALASENKVLAHPASADTIPTSAGQEDHNSMGATAARQAHAVLCNLQTIVACEALAACQAIDLRWKLYPEHTREMLNLGRGTAAAYALIRQHVPFLEADAVLYPYIEAVRRLVASGALCNVVETALAGE
- a CDS encoding serine hydrolase; the encoded protein is MRPFHPLSACLLGLALIVPAASTATPLHGVAPSPDIAMRWAADDAPIANGDVSQTWTWGPQIFRSGAESYAEAPSQTRNVWYLDKARMEVTRPDADPDETWFVTSGLLARELISGQMQVGDAAYEAREPAAVPVAGDLDVPAEQTITYIDLRPLASLNNDQRAPSRVDYDAIVTEVVGKGGVVRQDERLLGYDVHLRAYDDVLGHNIPDVFTTALPSDQLLYIAGRPLTEPYWATVMVNRVPQDVLVQAFERRVLTYTPANPEGWRVEWGNVGRQYAQWRYGTAEDGATFDPSSALDANPTIRKLEELSPAAAQIALERSGLVGAAVLDLKSGDLYSIGGTRAFPMYSTAKVPIMVGVLNKAIREKRGVAGWEDRLLRSMIQQSSNDAATNLFIHVGGAGPLERYLRSIGIQNTNINPDGWGASTTTAQDMARLMTKLANCTILNAKLCHYALELMRGVTPGQRWGVSAGVPDGLSVAVKNGWYPEDEGWAINSVGYIKGQRKRYAIAVYTRPNPSMRYGIDTIEAISAKIYPALP
- a CDS encoding M23 family metallopeptidase, producing MTTLHALRRTYALTFSELSLVTGVGTRRLAAFEYQGRPLSPDERHRVASFFGLADTTLEGGLVARQIVEPTLSSGRARTLVAVAAALTITWGLQSAHADELDPVSAPLSASLSAASAYVAEVQSSAVPNPLSESLGVAAEMLRATDTPQAESVPAAPEQPSPPPAEAIVPPAAPPTATPTATALPSEPQQPPPASAEDVAGEINVPGLPGLPADLVWPTAFPKPAEPTAAPPAPTPAPSVTVSWGKDAYENNYDFDHAPTIAVNEPVAGLNFVCPDDSGCTDNDFFQVQLTGGTCYRVATDHLSPGIDTNVIVYGPERNRRPPLGGNDNAAPGELRSQIDLCVPGRGPKTGFILVGNHGNQRPAEPVAERTYTLQVTRLESSAKAGEPHRCPLEPERGSVIVVQGWGVGTHAPAAQWGGVDLIVQGGPTAGTPIVASHSGRVQVVLNSWPAGNYVAISSDAGWRTAYAHLSSVLVGNGDYVEAGTIIGTVGQTGWATGPHLHYETWRQGVNVDPAPYLFCR